The region AATCGTTGCGTCACCTCACCGACTAGCTCAAGTCCGGCAGTTTTTATTAATTCCCGCATTTCAATCAAACTCTCATCTAGTGTGAAATATGGCTCCTCTGCGTCGTTGTCGACCTTTTGCTGTCTCGGGTATCCTTCGGGAATGGCATAGAATTCGGTTTCGTAGGCAAGGCTGGCCGCGATTTTTCTCTGGTTCTTCCGTCGCTTGTTGTTTTCCTCGACACCTACAAGGATGCACTTTTCCACCTTGCGTCGCATTCCATCAGCGTCCACGTACATGCGGTCTTCCCTTTCTTCCAGTATATCCGACTGGTCGCGAGTAAAACCTGCAAACGCCGAGATCTCTTCGttatcgtcgtcgtagtcaATGTCATAAAAACCCATTGACGCACCATcctctaacagtaaatcgtcgaggtcgtcgtcgtcatcggtACAAGAGGCACAGACGACGATTGTGTAGGAtcttttggaaccaatcCATAAATCGGCCACACTGCTGTACTCGAACGTCGATGCCTGCTTAATTTTCCATTCAACTTCGGTCCGAAGGCATCGGCTTTTCCAGACAAAAAAGGGAAAGAGTCGTAGCCGACCGCCGTTAATATTGCTATGATGAAAACTTGCGTTCTACCGAAACCTGCATATCTCTGCAGATTGGAATTTTGGGACCAATCCATTCGGGCAACGAGTAGATTCCTTGATTGCGGACCATCCGTCATCTCTTTCGAGGATCCTTTCATGTAGCAATAACGTATTGCTTGTGAGTAGACCGATGTTGCAAAGTCCAAGGCTGACGAGCTCGTTTTGGCGCTGGCAGATTTTTTCTAGTAGGAATTACAATCAATCACCGAATCATCGTTACAGAACTGTTTGATGGTAGATGTATTGTGTTTGTGGGACTCCATCATCTCGTGCGAAGCACGTACGCCCGgaacaaacgaaaaagtaGGTCGTGATTGGTACCTACTACTGTAGCGCATACAAAAAATGAGAAGGGGCAGGTTGATAGGGAAACTGACAATGTGACATGTGGTTTCGGTTTGGCGGGATTCACCAGGGAGCGACGCCGTCGCACGGTCGATGCTGCACTGCATGTTTGTTGTGCGTGCGATCCATCCGAAACGGACAAATCGGCATCGCAAATGACAAAAGGTACACCTAACCGGCACCTTTAGAGAGGTAGAACGGTTACGAATGCTGCGGACAGTGAGCGAGTCTGTCGTATTCCATCACGACGGAGCCGTTTTCCGTCGGCTGTGTCGTTACACTCGTCTCATTTCTACAGCACTATAGCTTTTTTTCGTTTGGCCGTGATTGCTTCTTCACTACAGAACAACAATTCGATACACGATGGACGAGACCGCCATTCAGGATGAAGGCGTGCTTCACGATGTTCTGCAAGAGCTGGATAAGGAGCGCACGAGACGTGCGGAACTGGAAGCGCAAATACGCGATCTACAATTAGGGCTCGCCGACAAAAAGAGTGTAGAGGAGGACCACCAAGTCATTTCTCGACGTGCGTTTGTGGCCATGGAAACGCAGGTGGCGGGTTATCAGGACATTGTACATGCCGTTACCAGCCACCGACCAGCCATTGCCGCTGCTGCAGCTGCTAGTCCTGATCAGTTTGGAAGCTCCAGCACAATTCCCAGACGCGGACACAAGCCTCCCGTCACGCTGCCGCTGCACGTTGTCCGTCTGTTGGAGACCATTCCTTGGGATATTCGAGCTCGGGAACACATTTTTGGACGGGAAGAAGTTTACGAATGGCAAGTTTACGATGATCGTGACAAACAGTGGCAGAGTCAATTGAAATATTTTCCGGTCATCTTCAAATCACTACCATTCACGAAACCAACACCGAGGAAGGCGGGAGAAGATGAAATTAACGCAGTTGACCACCACGACGATCCCGCAAACATTGCGGACCATCCACAGGGTCACAATTTGTTACTCTTCTTGGCTGGCGGTGGTCCCGACAAAAGCGCTTCAGGCTCTAGACATGGCGTTTTGACGGATGAACGCGTATCGCGTTTCCTTAACATTACGTCAGGTTATCCGCTACCTCAAGATGGTGGCGTCTGGGAGTGGATTGGGGCATGGAGGTTGGAAAAACGGAGTCCTTCGTCATCTTTGCCACTAAATTGTGACAAGGACGGATGGTCGTACGGGAACGATACCCAGGATTTTCTAGTTAAAGACCGGAGATCAACGAATGCAATCTCGGACACACCTGGTGACAATAATTATCGGAAGCTTCGTCGGCGGAAATGGTGTCGCCAGCGTATACTAGTGGATTATTTGCATGTATCGGAGCAAACGCGACAGTACCTTAAACTGTTAGCCGAGAATGCGCGATTGCAAACCACGTCTAGCAAAATCTGCAATCAACTTGTGGAAACGAAAGTTGTTTTGACCGAAACTGAAGACATGTTgatgcaaacaaaaacagatCTTCAAAAAGAAGTTAACACGCTCAAGCAAAAAATAACCGAGCAGGATGATACTTTGAAATCACTTCAAGGCGGGAGCAACGATGACACCTGGGACTCGCAAGTCAACGGTGTCGTGAAGAATGACCAAGCCAACGAGCTTGGATCCAAATTAACGCAGTGGGTAACCTCATCAGTGCGAAAAAAGCCGCTGAAACCAAAAAGTGACTTGAAAGATGTATCGCATAAGGACACGCTTGATGACACTATCGGCCAGTCGGTTGGTTTAAACGAAAGCCCTCGCTCATTTGACTGGAAGAAGCTAGGTCGCGGACCTTTTCGCAACAAAGTCAAAGAGCTCCAGGGCCGCAAGGTATCCTTTGGTAACAGTCAAAACGCCGCGGGGGAGCTCGTCACTGGTGAGGACAATGAAAGGGTGGCCGTTGTTTCACGGGATCTTGACGGCAGTCGCGCAAGGTCGTTGACGAGCTAACGGTGAGGGTGCAAGTATCCGCAATGCCATACAGTTGAGCAAATATGTTTGTTTCCAAGGCCGCCAGG is a window of Phaeodactylum tricornutum CCAP 1055/1 chromosome 28, whole genome shotgun sequence DNA encoding:
- a CDS encoding predicted protein translates to MWFRFGGIHQGATPSHGRCCTACLLTTIRYTMDETAIQDEGVLHDVLQELDKERTRRAELEAQIRDLQLGLADKKSVEEDHQVISRRAFVAMETQVAGYQDIVHAVTSHRPAIAAAAAASPDQFGSSSTIPRRGHKPPVTLPLHVVRLLETIPWDIRAREHIFGREEVYEWQVYDDRDKQWQSQLKYFPVIFKSLPFTKPTPRKAGEDEINAVDHHDDPANIADHPQGHNLLLFLAGGGPDKSASGSRHGVLTDERVSRFLNITSGYPLPQDGGVWEWIGAWRLEKRSPSSSLPLNCDKDGWSYGNDTQDFLVKDRRSTNAISDTPGDNNYRKLRRRKWCRQRILVDYLHVSEQTRQYLKLLAENARLQTTSSKICNQLVETKVVLTETEDMLMQTKTDLQKEVNTLKQKITEQDDTLKSLQGGSNDDTWDSQVNGVVKNDQANELGSKLTQWVTSSVRKKPLKPKSDLKDVSHKDTLDDTIGQSVGLNESPRSFDWKKLGRGPFRNKVKELQGRKVSFGNSQNAAGELVTGEDNERVAVVSRDLDGSRARSLTS